One Leptolyngbyaceae cyanobacterium genomic window carries:
- a CDS encoding EutN/CcmL family microcompartment protein, with protein sequence MQIAKVRGTVVSTHKEPSLRGAKLLLVQYINEEGNLLPKYEVAADNVGAGVDEWVLVTRGSAARQIPGNEIRPLDALVVAIIDTVSIDNRQLYSKKDQDR encoded by the coding sequence ATGCAAATTGCCAAAGTTCGCGGCACTGTCGTCAGTACCCACAAAGAACCCAGTCTCAGAGGAGCCAAACTACTCCTAGTACAATATATAAATGAGGAAGGAAACCTGCTGCCCAAATATGAAGTGGCAGCAGATAACGTGGGTGCTGGAGTAGACGAGTGGGTACTCGTTACCCGTGGAAGTGCCGCCCGTCAAATTCCCGGCAATGAAATAAGACCGCTCGATGCTTTAGTAGTGGCAATTATTGACACCGTAAGTATTGACAATCGCCAGCTTTACAGCAAAAAAGACCAAGACCGCTAA
- a CDS encoding carbon dioxide-concentrating mechanism protein CcmK: MAIAVGMIETLGFPAVVEAADAMVKAARVTLVGYEKIGSGRVTVIVRGDVSEVQASVAAGIDSVKRVNGGQVLSTHIIARPHENLEYVLPIRYTEEVQQFRDSVSGIRPYNRP, encoded by the coding sequence GTTTTCCCGCAGTCGTAGAAGCAGCAGATGCGATGGTAAAAGCTGCTCGCGTTACCCTAGTCGGATATGAAAAAATCGGTAGCGGTCGCGTCACCGTAATCGTTCGGGGAGATGTTTCCGAAGTACAAGCTTCCGTAGCGGCAGGAATTGATTCCGTTAAGCGAGTCAACGGCGGTCAAGTCCTCTCCACTCACATCATTGCTCGTCCTCACGAAAACTTGGAATACGTGCTGCCCATTCGCTACACCGAAGAAGTGCAACAATTTCGCGATAGCGTAAGCGGTATTCGTCCATATAACAGACCTTAA